DNA from Mesorhizobium sp. DCY119:
TGCGGCTGATGCCGAGCGACTGGGCGACGTCTGTTTCCGAAATATTGGCACCGGGTGCGATGCGTGCGGTGATGATCGCTTCACGCAGCTCGACATAGGCCTTCGCCGAGATCGTGTTTCGACGCTCATTCTGATCGGCCAGGAGTGAGGTGCTTAGGTTCAGCATAGCTGTATGCTGGCATTCAGGGTTGTTTCGAGTCAAGCGCATTTTTTGTGCAGATGCGAGATTGGCTCAATTTTCGATCAGCCTCCTCGGCCGAACCAAACCTGGAAGCGCGCGACCTTGTTCAAGCGCCGCAGCGACGGCGGCAATGGAGGCCGCAGCGCCGTGCGGCGTCGGCAGGCCGGCACGATGAGGCGTCAGCCGGATCCGTTCGTGCCGCCAAAACCAGTGCTCGGGCGGCAGAGGCTCGACGGGAAAGACGTCCAACCACGCAGCGCCGAGCTGACCCCGATCGAGCACAGCGCGCAGCACCTCCTCGTCGAGGTGATCGCCGCGGCCGAGATTGACGACATAGGCTCCGGGCGCGAGGCGGGAAAACAGCCGGTCCGACAATATGCCCTTCGTTTCCGGCCTGGAGGGCAGGAGATTGATAACCACGTCGGCGCCGTCGACACACGCGCTGAGCCCATCATCGCCATGCAGACAAGCGATGCCGTCGATGCTGCGGGGGGTTCGCGACCAGGCAGACACCGGGAAACCGGCTGCCGAAAGCCCTTGCGCGACATGCAGACCGAGCGGACCCAGCCCAAGGACTGCCACGCGCAGTGATCCGCGTGTCCGGTTCTGCTGATCTGGCAAGCGCCAGAAGCGGGCAAGCTGGTCCGCCCTGACAACGACGTCAT
Protein-coding regions in this window:
- a CDS encoding NAD(P)-dependent oxidoreductase; translated protein: MRIVIADPLAYSDRFEHALRDALPSARFIRWPDLPEDADYDLLVAWHLPKNMTALPPSLRAVFCFGAGTDQLLDDPRIPADVLIARLQDQGQAEQLLDYAMHAVFARLQDDVVVRADQLARFWRLPDQQNRTRGSLRVAVLGLGPLGLHVAQGLSAAGFPVSAWSRTPRSIDGIACLHGDDGLSACVDGADVVINLLPSRPETKGILSDRLFSRLAPGAYVVNLGRGDHLDEEVLRAVLDRGQLGAAWLDVFPVEPLPPEHWFWRHERIRLTPHRAGLPTPHGAAASIAAVAAALEQGRALPGLVRPRRLIEN